The sequence below is a genomic window from Phoenix dactylifera cultivar Barhee BC4 chromosome 8, palm_55x_up_171113_PBpolish2nd_filt_p, whole genome shotgun sequence.
AATCAATTGAAAACCTTCAGAGGTGCTGTTTTTTAAAAGCGATTCCCATATCTATTTCCACAGACCATCAAATCATGTCAATCACACTGCATTTGCCTCCAAAATCTCTCACAGAAGTTGAGATATCATGGCCCTAGAAGGAGATTACAAACTAGAAACTTGGAAGGCATCAACCACTACCGCCAGGGCTCTGGTTGGGACCGCCACCTTTTAAATGCGCATGGCTGGTATTATTGAAGCGTTTGCGTCAAGGCTTGCGACCAAGTAATATTACTGATAACTGAAGCGCTTCCGGAGTTGTCTCCCACCTCATTAATCTTATGGAATCGAGCAACCACCTCCCCATCCATTTCCAATAACTCATATAGCAACAAATTATAGTTAGTGAATACTGGGAAAGTCAAATTACTGAAGCAGTATAGATAAAAGAAATAGGGGCGCAGAACGGGCAAAAGCTGAGCAAGATAAACGTTTTGCACGCTGAACTACCGCTGATACCCGCACCTAGCTGAGATGCCTGCTCTTGCAGCCATGCCTGGGTATAAGAAATGAGAACTAAACTCGGGGATCGGCCAAGCTCAGACGTGTATGCAAATCTGTTGCGATTCATGGCAACACACGGCCATACCCATACTGAATCTCTAGATATATTCAATTACATTAAATCTAATTTACCAGTTGTTATCCACCATTTGTAGCCTGGAAAATTGTTGCAATGTTCCTAAATAACCTGCAGTAGTGTCTGAATTCTGAAAGATACATGAAATCTTTAAATTGAATGCCACTGAAATAGTGATAATGGTTCCTGATTAAACTACTTCAATCAACCTTAATCGAAACATATTTTATACAGAACTAAGCAAGAGGCATAAGTAATGCTAATGTGAATTAACAGGAGGCACGACTAAAGCAAGAGGCATAAGTAATGCTATTATGCTGTCCATCTTTCATCATTTAAAAGCATCCGCTAAGAACTTTACGGAGCATAACAAGATTTTCATCACGGAACGCCTGTTACCTGGTCATAGGAAAAGTGGCTTGAATTACATCAGAGCACTGTACCGAATAGCCTGAGGCTAAATTAATGCAAATGGTTAGCTGCAGATTTTCATGATATTTATCACTTTGAATAATTTTCACAACAAAACCTGGTCTTTGGGCATGAAAGGATTTATATTGCTATTACATGCATGGAATTGACATGCATATGGGATAAAGACATGTAAGAGACTAGGTAACAATCAAGCTAGGCACCAACGTACGATCAAAATCAAACATTACCACGTAAACACCTCTACAATGCAGACTTAAAGCATGCCACAGTATTGAAGAGAAATAAGAACAGTGAAAAATTTCGATATAAGGCTTCTCGGAAAGAAGGCATCAGAAACACCTGTCTGGAAAGGACCTGCAACTTCAAAGATCGATTCCAGGCAGAGCCAAGAATAACCTCAAATTTCCAAAAGCATAGCCTAAATACTTGAGTCAAAATTGACAAATACAAGCTAACCAGATAACTCATCCCATTTGAATAAACATCATTTCAAAAAGGTTAAATGAGACCAAAACCTCTAACATAACTGCTACCTTCTAATAACGAGAAATGCCCCACACCCTGATAACACCATCAGTGTAGCCAGTAAACAGCGTGCTCCCATCAGCACTCCAGCTCAAGCTCGTGCAGTATAGAATCTGCAAATGTAGAAAGAGAAAAGCTTTTTCTCAAACAAGCATATAGTACATACAGACAGAATAATAGtctttcaatttattttttttaaaaaaaatactactCTACATTCAATATCAATAAGaaccaaaattttaaaatgccaAGACCTTGGCCATCTTGGAGAGTGCCCAATGCTGAGATTGGAGTAGTGCTGCAAGTACCACAGTGCGCACCCATGATGAGTGTAAACCGGGTTTTGGTGCCCCATATACGGCAGGTAAGAGGTTTAATAGggggctttatgtccattttaCCCCTGGAGGTTCAGGGAAAACCTAGTTGGGGCGTATGCACTGGGGTACACCGTATGTACTAGGTTACACAAATCATCCAAAGTGAGAACAAGGTTTTATCTCAGACAATATAAGGGTTTAGGTTCCCATATATGCAGCCACCACCCCAAAAAGAAGCCGGATGGGATGACATTCAAATATCCAAGGCATTGGATTGTATTAGCACCCACGTAGTCACCCATTCATTTGATAGCTGTGGTCTCCATATATAGCAAATTTTCCAAAGGAAAGAGCCAAGAACTTGAAACTCTCAGCCAATATTTAGGAACCAAGATTTCTGAGATCTTGGTTAATATGGTAAACATCGATTAACTTCTATATGTATCAGCTGATTTGTAtgattaataattaaaatattaccTTAAAAACAAATCAGAAAATCTTAATGATATTTTGATATCATATAGGCCAATACATCGGATATAGGTTTGTAGCAGGAAATAGACAGCCAACATATAAATTATACCATATCATAGTACCTGCCCAATACTAATATAAACCAAAATCTCAGCCAAAATTAAAACCTTGTTAAGAATTGCAGAGAAGGCATTATTACCGCAGAACTAAATACATGAGAACAAGCAGTATAAGGATACTTTGGATTTTACCATCTTCACAAACAAGGATTTTGAATAGGTGCTCTATTATCATATCAAAAAATATGTTTTTCCCATACATACTTCAAACTAATACTGTTTACTGGCCCCAACAGTAATCACACAACCAATCAACTAACTATTTTCTCCACAGTGGACATACAAAAAAATAGATACTTCTATCTTGTGGTAAAATATTCAAGCTTTAACCGTGCCTTGTAAGTATGATATTGTGCTGGGATACAAGAAACGAATTGGAAAATGATCCCTGACCATTCTAGACTTCTAGGGCATGATCGGGGTTGCTTCTCCTttatgaaaagaagaagaagaaggctttcTATCTTCTCCTAAAATGCTTATGACTATTTCTTCCAGCAGCACTTTTCAGATCATGTTACCGAACACTtagttttttcaaaaaagtttttttgttttaaaaatcaTAGAAGCACTTTTTTTAAGCAACTAAATGTATAACTTAAAACAAGGTAAATCAGGCAAAAGAACTGATTGAACAGAAATTATGTAATAAAAGAACAGAATTTTCCCAGACCAAGGAAAGGAGCAAATCAATCCTGGATCTGCGATTTAATTTACATATGATCCTGCTTTGCAAATTAATTGCAAAAACTGGGAGACTTAAATATCAAGGAATAATTATGCTGAACTTTGTCGCCGGGATATGAAAATATCCCACCGTgctcaaaaatgaaaataatgttAACAACCAGATCTTGCAAATCATACATGTGCTTCCAACAAAATAATATCTGATTCATGCTCGTTAATTTTGCGTAATAACAGCCCATAATAAATCCAAACATAATAAATAGAACATTAGCAACATTAAAAAGTGAGgaggaaaacaataaaaatccaATCTTTATACAgtaaaaactttaaaaaaacaaaatttaactccaaaataacaataaaatgataaaaaaaaaccatggatCTGATACGATACCTGGTTCTTGCTGGTGGGAGTCTCCGGCCTGAGATCCTGGACGATGGACTTGCTCTCGAGGTCCCAAATCTTGACGCTGTCCTGGGTGGCGGCGCAGAGCCAGTAGCGGTTGGGGCTGAAGCAGAGAGAATGAATAATGGCCCCGGCATCGAGCGAGTAGAGCCTCTTCCCCTCAGCCAAGTCCCAGAGCAGCGTGACCCCGTCCTTCCCGCCGCTGGCGCAGAGGGAACCATCGGGGCTGACGGCGACGGCGTTGACGTAGCCGCCGTGGCCGGTAAGGGTGGAACGGAGCTTGCAGTTGGTGAGGTTCCAGACCTTGACGGTGCGGTCCCAGGAGCCGGAGACGATGGTAGGCTGGAAGTTGTTGGGGCTGAAGCGGACGCAGCTGACCCAGTTGGTGTGGGCGTCGGCGTCCTGTATGGTGTACTTGCACTCGCCGAGGGTGTTCCAGAGCTTGATGGTGCGGTCGCGGGAAGCGGAGACGATCTGGCGGTTGTCGATGGAGAAGGCGACGGAGAGAACGTCCTTCGTGTGACCGACGAAGCGGCGGGTGGTGGCGCCGGTGGCGAGGTCCCAGAGGCGGAGCTCGCCGTCCCAGGAGCCGGAGAGGGCGAACTGTCCGTCGGAGGAGAGTACCACGTCCTGGACGAAGTGGGAGTGGCCAGtgaggcggcggcgggggatACCGTAGGCGGCGCCGCCGGgttcgccggcggcggcggcgggggagtcCTTGGTAAGGTGCCAGACGAGGACGGACTTGTCGCGCGAGGAGGAGACGATCATGTCCGAGTTGtccagcggggcggcgatcgcCGTCACCGGGCCCGAGTGGCCGCGCAGGGTGCCCTTGAGGACCAGTGTCTCCGCCATGGCCGTAGGATGCGTATCGAACGATAAGGAAGAGGACGGGATCTCGATCTCCTTCCTTCGCCGCCGAGGTTACTCCCTGTAGGAAACGAGTGGCGATGGTCGGGAGGGATTTTTATACGGGATAGGCTGCCTAGGGTTTTGGGAGACGAATTAGGGCTGCAGATCGGACTGGGCCAACGCTTTGGGCTGCTTCGAGATTTCCCGGGCAATAGATGGGCTGGAAACAAGATCTTGGGCCATGGGCCATTAGCGTGCCGTGGAAAGTGGGACTCTTAACTTAAAGAGCAATAGGTAATCTAGCATTTAATCAGGGATTATACATTCTGTTCCAAGTGAGATTTCTTTGGAAGTCTGGAATTCCCAGcaactttgaatttcacaacttATCAAAGGTTCCAGCTTACCAAACTTATGACTTATTGAAGTTTATTCGAGCTtgattatgagatatttaaTTCGTTTACTATTATTTCAAACctcattcatattttttttagaatcgaATTTAGTCAAATTCCAGAAGCTATAGCTTGATTTAAAGAATAAACAAATACACTAATAAGACTTAATTAATTCATATTgatataatttataatatatataatatggagCCAAGACTTGATCGCTCATTTTTTTGGTGTGGCTTAAAATGGATTTTAAGTTTTTTATTCAATATTTGACTTCTTTAGCTACAAATTTAATTTGTTATGGGTTTTATTTTTTGAGTCCAGCTATGGCTGAGCTCAAAATAGTCGGTTATTTTTTGTTCAtctaatttactatttttaactGATTATACCTTCAAACTTGCGAGAAATGAATCTTTCCCATCTGAATCTATTATTGAACCTCGACGATATCCAATTAATTTATTAGATGCACTCGTCCTATGCTTAGTTTAATCTAGTTGGCCCATTGACCCACAAATATGTACAAGTATATGGTATGCACAGTCCGACTCAGACACTGAATTGGTCGAGCTACTGGAGTGCTTGGATGATTAGCTGCTTAGACCACAGGTCAGATTGTGATGGTTCTAATGCTAATCGCTCATGATACTAGATGGAAGAGACCATATTCAGACCGTTGCTCCGAATCCAATCTAAAATAACAAAGATAATGGAGTACTAATATTTTGAattggaagaaaaataaaattaagaaaGATAAATTTAGATggagaaaataaattaaataaaatttataaataccaAATCAAAGACTTCAAACAAAAGTCTCATAAAATCTATTTTCCGGGGCACATTATGGTAAGACTAAAAACTATGCTCTTCGGACTCAGACTAGCGTATCATCATGGCGGCCACGCTTTCTAATGCGGGTCCTTTATCCGCGGTCGCCGCCGCAGCGGCGGTGGAAAGCTGCATTGGATTCTCCTTACCCGACCAACGGAGTTCCGTTACTTCCGCTTCGTTCCTCTCCGGCCTTGCTTGCTTTGAGATTCCAACTTCGGCTGACATGGCGCAATATAGGGATCCCTCCGCATGATCTATTCAGTATAGAGGACCAACCCTCAAAagcttgcctttgggtcgagcACGGTGTGTGTCATCAATTGAATTGGATCCGATCTCTTTGGCTCTCTTAAATTCTTCATCGAGATTGCTTCGTTTGTGTTCTCTCAATTTCTGATGTTTTTCTGGGTCTCCTGAGTACATTCGAAGAGGGGCATAAATCGAGAGAAGCAGAGATGGCCGACAAGCCGAGCCGGGCGCTGGTGATATACGGGGACGGCCACGCTTCTCTGCTCTCTCCCTCGCATGCCCATCTCCACTCATTTGCCTCTCGGGCCTCCTGCGGCTTTCTTTCCCTCCGGACCCCCCCTCCCACCGGtacctctctcttttcctctcgcATTCCCTTCTTTTCTTGGAGTTGTTAAATTTAAAGCGATCCCTTCTTTTTTGTCTGGCATGAAGGTCGAATCTTTAGTTAAAAAATGGTTGCCATGCTTCAaatttctcctttcttttttcaatTGTGGCTGAGGGGATTCGGATGGTCTGACCATTGGAAAGGACTGTTATGGTGGATGCTTGGTTATTCACCTGGTTTCAGTTGGGTCATGCACCTTGAAATCACTGGCTTTTTTGAAAGGCAAGGAGGATTATGCTTTCTATCCCATCCTAAAAAACGAGCCACAATGTGTTTGTCTGAATGATTCTATCAGTAAACTGATGTTTCTTATGTTATCTCGTGAAGTTTATGAAGATGGTGCAATAACGATCAGGAATAGGATAGCCATAATATAATTTGGATTTCTAATTAGAGACTTCTTTGGAGAAGCGAGTACGATTTCTTTGGAAGACTTAGAAGGTAACGGTAGCTGCCCATTGGATTGGAGAAGGAATGAAAGAGGTTCTATTGTTGGCAAGAGAAGTGAGTGTCGGTTGCCATAAATAGTTGGTAACAAGCATGCCTAGCTAGCCTCAATCCTTAGAAAGCTATCTTAATTGTTCTTTTTTGTTGACAAACTTTCTGAGGACTTGATAATTGCATGCTGGCTACAAATTGGGAAAATATGGAGCTGTTGGTACAGATCCAAGCTTTAAGGGTACTAAGTTACTTACAATGAACTAATATCCACTCACTGAGCATGCCACGGTAGACCGTGAACTAAAGATCTCTCACTGAATGCAGTTATCGAAGTAATGAAAGAGGAGAGTTTTGCCAAATCCCAAAACTATCATCTCCACACTGAAGTGCAAACCTGAAACATGCAAAGAATGATGGACCTCTAGCTTGTCTTTCTGACTAGTAGACAtcacccttcatgttttttGGGGCGATGAATTAAGAATGGCTTCTTTCTAGTTTTTATTGAAGTGGAAAGTAAGATAGGGGCATTGTCTTCTGGTAAATCTCGGTTTACCTTAAATTGCCTTTTACCATTTGACTGTCCTTATGTGTGGTTACATGGGATTAAAGCATTGATTGTGGGGCCTTCTCTCTTATTACCAAGATAACCACCATTCATGTACCTATTGCTAGACTTGTTGTTTGGGCCACCATTCATGTGCTTATTGCCATGGTTGTTGTTTGGAATGTTTATTTAATTAGTTGGACGTGAAGAATGCCTTTCTTCATGTTGATGTTTATAAGGTGGATGTGCAGCCACCTCCATCATATCCACTTGCATACAATCAATGTCATCTACCATTTATTTTGTGATTTTGAGAATCTCCTTGCACTTGGCGTGGGCTAAATTTATCTGCACTAAACAAAGTCATGTCATGTTAGGCTCTTCTATTTTTTCAGGGTGCATTATTTCTGCTTTTGTTTAACAATATCATCACTGATATGATGCCTCACATATTCAATCATTTAAGCAATATTTTCATAACTAATTTGAGATGAAGAGCCTTggctttcttttctattttcttggTGTTAAGTTTGCATCTTAGTTGCTAGAAGCAGAGCGGCTGTGGGGATGAGGATACTTTAGAAGCACTTTTAGTAAGGATGCACTTAGGAAGTAGGTGCAAGTTTAAGATTATAGGAAGGTACGTGGATGCATTACCTTAGGTAGAAGATTCTGGCTACTAAGGGCTGCATATGGCATTAGTGGTTATCTACCATTTTGTTAAAAGTTTGTTCAtggctttcttttttcttgtgatTGCTTGATTAGATCACCATTATACCTTGTCCCAACTATTTATGATCTGCATTTTCCAGGCATTCCTTTCAAGGGATGCCTCTGATGTTATAACAGGGGATGCCTAACATCACAAATATTGAATTTGGACCCATGTCATAACTTGTCATGATTTTTATGCTTGGCTATCAATAATAACATCAACTCTCCACCTTTCTAATCAGGGATTGAGACCACCATCTTGTTAATAGTCTAGAAATACTATTAACATGTTGAATTAATAGGTGTTAATGGAAGTCAAATAAGTTAGGATTTTAGCATAAATGTGTTCTTTTTCCCAAATCCAGTTATATAATTGTGTTCTTTTAAGATTTCGTGCCTTGTTTCTCAGAAAAGTTATTGCAACTTTCCTGTAGAGGCACAAGTGATAACATAAATTCATAAAAGCACCCTAATGCCTGAGATGACTGCTGGCGGATGTGCCTTCCCAAACGACCTTTCATGTCAGCCTTTTAAGAAAATTAAGATGTACTGATTCTAGGTGCTAAGTTATGCCGCTGGAATTCTATTTAAGATGCAGTTTAGATGACCAAGATTAGATCCCTTGAGTATATACCCGAATGGTTGTTCATTTGAGCATTTTACTGATTCAGTTTTTATTTTCCTTGAAAGGCTTTTAATCTGTTTTATGTAACTTGGGTAAAAACAGGTGCCTACTATCTCTTTTTCCTCATCGGGACATCTGTAGTTTTAATCTCAATGGTTGTTTGCAAAGCAATTTTTTCTTGACAGAAaacaaatttattttaattcaataTCTGGATAAAGTGTTTCgactctttttttcccttttctttgtgTGAGATTTTCTTGGGTTTAAATTTCAGAGTCTGAAAATGACAGAGTGGTTAGAGAACTAGCACAATTATTGGACGCATATGATTTCTATGCAGCAAGGGTGAGATAAGTTACCTTGAAAAGTTGCCATCCATTTTGTGTAAGAATAACCAAATGACATAACACTAATTATATGCTTTGTCGAATGTATTCCTGATCTTTTAGAATAGACAACATGAAGAAGCAGATGCTGATGCCAA
It includes:
- the LOC103722987 gene encoding guanine nucleotide-binding protein subunit beta-like protein A, whose amino-acid sequence is MAETLVLKGTLRGHSGPVTAIAAPLDNSDMIVSSSRDKSVLVWHLTKDSPAAAAGEPGGAAYGIPRRRLTGHSHFVQDVVLSSDGQFALSGSWDGELRLWDLATGATTRRFVGHTKDVLSVAFSIDNRQIVSASRDRTIKLWNTLGECKYTIQDADAHTNWVSCVRFSPNNFQPTIVSGSWDRTVKVWNLTNCKLRSTLTGHGGYVNAVAVSPDGSLCASGGKDGVTLLWDLAEGKRLYSLDAGAIIHSLCFSPNRYWLCAATQDSVKIWDLESKSIVQDLRPETPTSKNQILYCTSLSWSADGSTLFTGYTDGVIRVWGISRY